A window of Chitinophaga sp. MM2321 contains these coding sequences:
- a CDS encoding SDR family oxidoreductase, translating into MKQDNDSRTRKKCLVTGGAGGLGTAICTTLLLAGYQVFMHDLPESPGAVLAAEMNKTAGEDLVTFIAGDLSDLPALREQCVPLLAATGGIDVLINNGGIDTIGALDEVSLDEFHSTQTINASAAFVLSQALSPGMKELGGGQIVNVMSIILSGGWNARVPYAMSKGSLLGLTRALARELGPFNIRVNAVSPGAIPTNMERKFWKDSREELDKFILERQSLKFRATPQDVADAVYFLVSEQSRFITGHELHVNGGWYMG; encoded by the coding sequence ATGAAACAAGATAACGACAGTAGAACAAGAAAAAAATGTCTGGTTACGGGTGGCGCAGGAGGGTTGGGGACAGCAATTTGTACAACCTTGTTACTGGCAGGTTATCAGGTGTTCATGCACGACCTGCCTGAATCGCCGGGAGCGGTGCTGGCAGCAGAGATGAACAAAACAGCGGGAGAAGACCTGGTTACTTTTATTGCAGGCGACCTGTCGGACCTCCCCGCTTTACGCGAACAATGTGTACCGCTCTTAGCAGCAACAGGCGGTATTGATGTGCTGATTAATAATGGCGGCATAGATACCATCGGCGCGCTTGATGAAGTATCGTTAGATGAATTTCACAGTACACAAACGATTAATGCCAGTGCAGCCTTTGTGCTTTCACAGGCGTTAAGTCCGGGTATGAAGGAATTGGGAGGCGGACAGATTGTAAATGTCATGAGTATCATTCTGAGTGGAGGATGGAATGCGCGCGTGCCATATGCTATGTCAAAAGGGTCCCTGCTGGGACTCACGCGTGCTTTGGCGCGGGAGCTGGGTCCATTCAATATCCGGGTGAATGCCGTGAGTCCGGGTGCTATTCCTACCAACATGGAACGGAAGTTCTGGAAAGACAGCCGCGAAGAGCTGGACAAATTTATTCTTGAAAGACAATCCCTGAAATTCCGCGCTACGCCGCAGGATGTAGCAGATGCGGTTTATTTCCTGGTATCAGAACAGAGCCGTTTTATTACGGGTCATGAATTACATGTTAATGGTGGTTGGTACATGGGATAA
- a CDS encoding mandelate racemase/muconate lactonizing enzyme family protein, with product MSKITITKIETVQISHLLLLRVHTDAGIIGNGETYYGAGAVASILHDWMADRLLGENALDIEKHWRFFYERFMNFGGRGAELRALSALDLALWDIFAQSCQLPVWQLLGGRTRDVLPAYNSAGGTSYGIPVYAKDKVAVPSKHFWPGYGSPGFDGPLEDNWACINRPADYAAELLKEGYTAMKVWALDPLAHRPGGALHLSRKELRAALDPLFQIRERVGYDIEIMLDGHGFFQWPAAMRIAEMMREIKPLWMEDVLRVDNLDLVKKFRDEAGVPIAVSEMLTTRDDYRRVLETQAADYIMIDPTWVGGISETRRITEISSPYNIPVTMHDCTGPLTLLAGIQVGISNHNVVFQESVRAHLRVVYEQLIDQKIVVENGCIKAPERPGIGAAWLPELFTAASPSYRVSTFTKKN from the coding sequence ATGTCGAAAATTACGATAACAAAAATTGAAACCGTACAGATATCGCATTTGCTTTTACTGCGGGTGCATACAGATGCCGGTATTATCGGCAATGGGGAAACCTATTATGGCGCTGGCGCAGTAGCATCAATATTGCATGACTGGATGGCGGATCGCCTGCTGGGTGAAAATGCACTTGATATTGAAAAGCACTGGCGTTTTTTTTACGAACGTTTTATGAATTTCGGAGGCCGCGGTGCCGAACTGAGGGCGCTCTCCGCGCTGGACCTGGCGTTGTGGGATATTTTCGCACAAAGTTGTCAGTTGCCCGTATGGCAATTGCTGGGCGGACGGACACGGGATGTATTGCCTGCTTACAACAGTGCAGGAGGCACCAGTTACGGTATTCCCGTTTACGCTAAGGATAAGGTAGCAGTGCCATCAAAACATTTCTGGCCGGGCTATGGCAGCCCCGGTTTCGACGGCCCGCTGGAAGATAACTGGGCCTGTATAAACCGGCCGGCGGATTATGCAGCAGAATTACTGAAGGAAGGCTATACCGCTATGAAGGTGTGGGCGCTGGACCCATTGGCACACAGACCCGGAGGAGCACTGCACTTATCCCGGAAAGAGTTGCGGGCAGCGTTGGACCCTTTATTCCAAATCAGGGAAAGGGTAGGTTATGATATTGAAATCATGCTGGATGGTCACGGCTTTTTTCAATGGCCGGCAGCGATGCGTATTGCAGAGATGATGCGGGAAATTAAACCGCTCTGGATGGAAGATGTTTTGCGCGTAGATAATCTGGACCTGGTGAAAAAATTCCGCGACGAAGCCGGTGTACCCATTGCCGTTAGTGAGATGTTGACTACCAGGGATGATTACCGCCGTGTGCTGGAGACCCAGGCGGCAGACTATATTATGATTGATCCTACCTGGGTAGGTGGTATTTCTGAAACAAGACGGATCACAGAAATATCCAGCCCTTATAATATTCCTGTTACCATGCACGATTGTACCGGGCCATTAACCTTACTGGCGGGGATACAGGTAGGTATCAGTAATCACAATGTGGTATTCCAGGAAAGTGTGCGGGCTCATCTCCGGGTGGTGTATGAGCAGTTGATTGATCAGAAAATAGTGGTGGAAAACGGTTGTATAAAGGCGCCTGAACGGCCCGGTATCGGGGCGGCCTGGTTGCCGGAATTGTTTACAGCTGCTTCTCCGTCTTATCGGGTCTCCACATTCACCAAAAAAAATTAA
- a CDS encoding aminotransferase class III-fold pyridoxal phosphate-dependent enzyme, whose amino-acid sequence MASILNTTHSQEYYAAACEVIPCGVSSSMRKNVKPLLFFERADGPYYFDVDGNKYIDYTLAWGPLIAGSNHPLINKAVCDQLQKSYTLGAQHPLEVALAEKLVGLLPGVEQVAFSNTGSEAVQSAIRIARTYTGRKKIVKFEGHYHGWLNNVLVSYKPQAAQLGVPTPTCGGQPAAEFEDTLVLPWNDIAALEQLMATRGEEIACVITEPILANSGCCMPQEGYLQGVIDCCRKYGAVSIFDEVITGFRIALGGARTYFDLHPDMSVYAKAIAGGFTMAAIGGRKVLFDVIRDGKTIHAGTYNGASVNLAASLATINILSEENCYEKMHAHGNALKQHITQVAGNAGIPLITSGTGTVFSMHFGLKKPPLNYEDTLQADMTLFGKFRLGMLEQGIHLLPDGRWYVGASHTDTELADTKRAIEKVFAELTAS is encoded by the coding sequence ATGGCTTCTATACTGAATACCACCCACTCACAGGAATATTATGCCGCAGCATGCGAAGTAATTCCCTGTGGGGTTTCCAGCTCCATGCGGAAAAATGTAAAGCCGCTGTTGTTTTTTGAACGGGCAGATGGTCCTTATTACTTTGACGTAGACGGGAACAAGTATATTGATTACACCCTCGCATGGGGACCATTGATCGCAGGCAGTAATCATCCGTTAATAAATAAAGCGGTATGTGATCAGTTGCAGAAAAGTTATACACTTGGTGCGCAGCACCCGCTGGAAGTTGCCCTGGCAGAAAAGCTGGTGGGATTACTTCCGGGCGTGGAACAGGTGGCTTTCAGCAATACAGGCAGTGAAGCCGTTCAATCGGCCATACGTATAGCCCGCACTTACACCGGACGAAAGAAAATTGTAAAGTTTGAAGGGCATTATCATGGTTGGTTGAATAATGTACTGGTGAGTTATAAACCGCAGGCTGCACAACTGGGTGTTCCTACACCAACATGTGGCGGACAACCCGCAGCTGAATTTGAAGATACACTGGTATTACCCTGGAATGATATCGCGGCACTGGAACAGTTAATGGCAACAAGAGGTGAGGAAATTGCCTGTGTCATTACAGAACCAATACTGGCTAATTCCGGCTGCTGCATGCCGCAGGAAGGTTATTTGCAAGGAGTGATAGACTGTTGCCGGAAGTATGGCGCCGTGTCCATTTTTGATGAAGTAATTACCGGTTTTCGTATAGCCCTGGGCGGTGCACGCACTTATTTCGACTTACATCCGGATATGTCTGTTTATGCCAAAGCGATTGCAGGCGGCTTTACCATGGCTGCCATCGGTGGCCGCAAAGTATTGTTTGATGTGATCCGTGATGGTAAAACCATTCATGCAGGCACTTACAATGGAGCTTCGGTGAACCTGGCCGCTTCATTGGCTACCATTAACATCCTGTCGGAAGAGAACTGCTATGAAAAAATGCACGCGCACGGTAATGCACTGAAACAACACATCACGCAGGTAGCCGGAAATGCAGGTATCCCTTTAATAACATCTGGTACGGGAACTGTTTTCAGTATGCATTTTGGACTGAAAAAACCACCTCTTAATTATGAAGATACCTTGCAGGCAGATATGACCCTGTTCGGTAAATTCAGGCTGGGGATGCTGGAACAAGGCATACACCTGTTGCCCGATGGCCGCTGGTACGTAGGCGCCAGTCATACCGACACAGAACTCGCCGACACAAAAAGAGCGATAGAAAAAGTATTTGCTGAACTGACTGCTAGCTAA
- a CDS encoding M81 family metallopeptidase, producing the protein MTNTIFVSGLFHETHTFLRDKTELAHFKEVSLYHGQEILEHNQDNSSPMDGFLSYAREKKWQVIPGVQLAAMPSGTVKEDVITYFRKHFFSSLEKVCDSIDAVYLVLHGAMVSENTPDVEGSLLEELHHFLQRKGRDIPVVAVLDLHANVSQKMMDYSTCMYAYRKNPHTDARDAAIRAAQLLDHILTHPDVRKVYHQSRHIIPPTGLGTAAEPMKSLLMHAAAIEASDPDVLCINVMGGYAYADIPDCGFSLGCYTKGDTEKARIYLAELMALLEENLISAYPPENSLEEVWTILRNEPDVTAPVLLIEASDNIGGGTPGDGTGILAPLLATGRKGIIAVINDAVAVQQCYGVGIGKEITLAVGAKTDHFHGDPVQLQGSIRHLSDGRFELENKNSHLASISGAYVNMGSCAVIENEQAIVLLTSHKTPPMDIGQLRSQGIQPEAAAFIIVKAAVSHKQAYDPIAKRSFYIDSPGLCTSYLERLPYQHIGDKQVSLTTQKGINA; encoded by the coding sequence ATGACAAACACCATTTTTGTTTCCGGCCTTTTTCATGAAACACATACTTTCCTCCGCGATAAAACGGAGCTGGCACATTTTAAAGAAGTGTCATTATATCATGGACAGGAGATTTTGGAACATAACCAGGATAATAGCTCGCCGATGGATGGCTTCCTGTCTTATGCGCGGGAGAAAAAGTGGCAGGTGATCCCCGGCGTACAACTGGCCGCCATGCCTTCCGGAACGGTAAAAGAAGACGTGATAACATATTTCAGAAAACATTTCTTTTCCAGCCTGGAAAAGGTATGTGATAGCATAGATGCTGTTTACCTGGTACTGCATGGCGCTATGGTAAGTGAAAATACCCCTGATGTGGAAGGTAGTTTACTGGAGGAGTTGCATCATTTTTTACAGCGTAAAGGCAGGGATATTCCGGTGGTAGCGGTATTGGATCTTCATGCCAATGTATCTCAGAAAATGATGGATTACAGTACCTGTATGTATGCCTACCGGAAAAATCCGCATACAGATGCAAGGGATGCCGCCATCCGGGCAGCACAGTTACTCGATCATATACTAACGCATCCGGATGTACGAAAAGTATATCATCAGAGCCGGCATATTATTCCGCCAACAGGTTTGGGTACAGCTGCTGAGCCCATGAAATCCCTGTTGATGCATGCCGCAGCAATAGAAGCATCCGACCCGGATGTGCTTTGTATTAATGTAATGGGCGGCTATGCCTATGCAGATATTCCTGATTGCGGATTTAGTCTTGGTTGTTATACAAAAGGTGATACGGAAAAAGCCAGGATTTATTTAGCGGAGCTGATGGCATTGCTGGAAGAAAATTTAATCAGTGCTTATCCTCCTGAAAATTCACTGGAAGAAGTATGGACAATACTCCGTAACGAACCGGATGTAACAGCACCGGTACTCCTTATTGAAGCATCAGATAATATTGGTGGTGGAACACCGGGAGATGGCACGGGTATCCTGGCTCCTTTGCTGGCAACAGGGAGGAAAGGGATCATTGCTGTTATAAATGATGCCGTGGCTGTTCAACAATGTTACGGTGTGGGTATCGGTAAGGAGATCACATTGGCTGTTGGTGCTAAAACAGATCATTTTCATGGCGACCCCGTTCAGTTGCAGGGGAGCATCAGGCATCTCAGTGATGGCCGGTTTGAATTAGAGAATAAGAATTCTCACCTGGCATCTATATCAGGAGCATATGTAAATATGGGATCTTGTGCCGTGATTGAAAATGAGCAGGCCATCGTTTTATTAACGAGCCATAAAACACCGCCGATGGATATTGGACAGTTACGTTCACAGGGTATACAACCGGAAGCAGCCGCTTTTATTATTGTCAAAGCAGCGGTATCACACAAGCAGGCTTATGATCCTATTGCAAAAAGAAGTTTTTATATCGATAGTCCCGGACTTTGCACCAGTTACCTGGAACGGTTGCCGTATCAGCATATCGGTGATAAACAAGTATCGCTTACTACACAAAAAGGAATCAATGCCTGA
- a CDS encoding TonB-dependent receptor yields the protein MNVSAVLLIVFSLTTANAGIAGATGMNLTPGDAGAIRKLNQSGISGKVTDSQGNPLEGVSVFIKGTQRGTITDADGRYTLPASKGEVLIVRITGYKEQQVLIGERSTLNIGLDRALSDLDEVVVVGYGTQSKRVLTTAITKVSGAEINKLPVTNPGDALAGLAAGVQVQSSAGGTPGVAPTVRIRGIGSLGASNDPLYVVDGYPLPNVAQFQRINVSDIESIDVLKDAASAAIYGSRAANGVVIVTTKRGKAGKTGFNVSAYTGIQQVSKRMKMMNRDEYIKYAIDARNAQGLQYPDIFNNPEQLANTNWQDEIFRSAPMSDVQISARGGNEMVRFSISGNYTRQQGTMIGTDYKMGSVRANIDATLTKKLKIGASLAPSFTTTNSKPAPGSGGPASYVPVYAALLMPPVVPARLENGDYGQNNVMPFTQYGFAETGIHNPLGVLELYKNEQQYSGLLSNIFLQWEPIKGLEFKTQGGITNGSTTVEEYTPSTLGYSGAPFANLSSPVLSGIASQVNNNRIIGWLWENTLTYSKTLRDDHHLSALLLYSMQKYKGTSTASRGRAGTFANDLVHNPTAATDQIGSLGYELNSFLSYAARVNYDYKNKYLVSGSIRTDASSRFGPDNRFGVFQSYSAGWRITEEPFMAGQRFFDELKIRASYGETGNANIGDFTWMSGVGYANYSLNYQRVPGVYQTGYVNRDLTWEKNKQVDLGLEASFLKERIYLTVDLYKKTTDGMLFSKELPGVMGYASAFQTNIGKLQNTGIEVDITSRNMKGAFTWNTSLNISYNKSKVLDLGGRQSLNTYDGTGGWPNVYKIEVGEPLGNMYGFIIDGVIKNTEELNKGGQWPGSGVGDYKIRDVNGDGKIDEGDRTLLGNGFPDFIYGITNNFSYKNFDASIIIQGTLGNSVINGAGRHTELWVGRFNAVKDMVDNYFLPSAPDRDVKYARVGNRSGFSTAGQLSSYAVYSGSFLRVRNLTVGYTLPDAITKRLRLQSARFYLTGQNLFTISDYPGFNPEPSQYGTSVYQPGSDQGGYPMNKSFMFGINIGF from the coding sequence ATGAATGTATCAGCAGTTTTATTAATTGTTTTTTCCTTAACGACGGCCAATGCTGGAATAGCAGGTGCCACAGGAATGAACCTTACACCGGGGGATGCGGGTGCAATCCGGAAGTTAAACCAATCAGGTATTTCAGGGAAAGTTACCGATTCCCAGGGCAACCCATTGGAAGGCGTGTCTGTATTTATTAAAGGCACACAGCGCGGAACCATAACGGATGCGGATGGCAGGTATACCTTGCCCGCATCAAAAGGGGAAGTGCTGATTGTCAGAATTACAGGATACAAAGAACAGCAAGTACTGATCGGAGAAAGAAGCACTTTAAACATAGGATTGGATCGTGCATTATCCGACCTGGATGAAGTAGTGGTTGTTGGTTACGGTACACAATCCAAACGGGTACTAACTACCGCTATTACAAAAGTTTCCGGTGCAGAAATCAATAAATTACCGGTAACAAATCCGGGTGATGCATTAGCCGGATTAGCTGCGGGCGTACAAGTGCAATCGAGTGCAGGCGGTACGCCGGGCGTAGCGCCTACTGTGCGTATCCGCGGAATCGGTTCCCTGGGAGCTTCCAATGATCCGTTGTATGTAGTAGACGGCTACCCGCTGCCAAATGTGGCGCAGTTTCAGCGGATCAATGTATCAGATATTGAATCTATTGATGTATTGAAAGATGCAGCGTCTGCAGCCATTTACGGATCCCGTGCTGCCAATGGTGTTGTTATTGTAACAACCAAACGTGGCAAGGCCGGTAAAACCGGTTTTAACGTGAGCGCATACACCGGTATTCAACAAGTATCCAAACGGATGAAAATGATGAACCGGGATGAATATATTAAATATGCAATCGATGCCAGGAATGCCCAGGGGCTTCAGTATCCGGATATATTTAACAACCCGGAACAGTTAGCCAACACCAACTGGCAGGATGAAATTTTCCGTAGCGCGCCGATGTCTGATGTACAGATAAGTGCCCGTGGTGGAAATGAAATGGTAAGATTTTCTATCTCAGGAAATTATACAAGACAGCAGGGTACCATGATCGGCACAGATTATAAAATGGGATCGGTAAGAGCAAATATAGATGCTACACTTACAAAAAAGCTGAAGATCGGTGCCAGTTTAGCGCCTTCCTTTACCACTACCAACAGCAAACCCGCTCCTGGTAGCGGCGGACCAGCATCCTATGTGCCGGTATATGCTGCGCTGCTGATGCCACCCGTTGTTCCGGCCCGCCTGGAAAACGGTGATTACGGACAAAATAATGTAATGCCATTTACCCAGTATGGTTTTGCCGAAACAGGTATCCATAATCCTTTGGGCGTATTGGAATTGTATAAAAATGAACAGCAATATTCAGGACTTCTCAGTAATATTTTTCTCCAGTGGGAACCTATCAAGGGACTGGAGTTTAAAACACAGGGAGGCATTACGAATGGCTCAACAACAGTAGAAGAATATACGCCTTCTACTTTAGGTTACAGTGGTGCTCCTTTCGCCAATCTATCATCGCCTGTTTTATCAGGTATTGCCAGCCAGGTTAATAATAACCGGATTATTGGCTGGTTATGGGAAAATACCCTGACCTATTCAAAAACACTCAGAGATGATCATCATCTCTCCGCGTTACTGCTATATTCCATGCAGAAATACAAGGGCACCAGCACAGCTTCAAGAGGCCGGGCAGGTACCTTTGCCAATGACCTGGTACATAATCCTACCGCAGCAACTGACCAGATTGGTTCATTGGGATATGAGCTGAATAGCTTTCTCTCCTATGCCGCGCGTGTGAACTATGACTATAAAAACAAATACCTGGTATCCGGATCCATACGTACAGATGCCTCTTCCAGGTTTGGACCCGACAACCGCTTTGGTGTATTCCAATCCTATTCTGCCGGTTGGCGGATTACAGAAGAACCGTTTATGGCAGGTCAGCGTTTCTTTGATGAGCTGAAGATCAGGGCCAGCTACGGTGAAACAGGGAATGCAAATATTGGTGATTTTACCTGGATGAGCGGCGTGGGCTATGCTAACTACAGTTTGAATTACCAACGTGTGCCGGGTGTATATCAAACCGGGTATGTAAACCGGGATCTTACCTGGGAAAAAAATAAACAGGTGGATCTGGGACTGGAAGCATCTTTCCTGAAAGAAAGAATATATCTGACGGTTGATCTTTATAAGAAAACAACAGACGGTATGCTCTTCTCCAAAGAATTACCGGGTGTAATGGGATATGCATCTGCCTTTCAAACCAATATTGGCAAATTGCAGAATACCGGGATTGAAGTGGATATCACCAGCCGTAATATGAAAGGCGCCTTTACCTGGAATACAAGTCTTAATATCAGTTACAATAAATCGAAAGTGCTGGACCTGGGTGGCAGACAATCGCTCAATACCTATGATGGCACTGGCGGATGGCCCAACGTGTATAAGATAGAAGTGGGCGAACCACTGGGTAATATGTACGGATTTATTATCGACGGTGTTATCAAAAATACAGAAGAGTTGAACAAAGGTGGCCAATGGCCAGGATCGGGTGTGGGTGATTATAAAATAAGAGATGTGAATGGAGATGGAAAAATAGATGAAGGCGACCGCACCTTATTAGGAAACGGATTTCCGGATTTCATTTATGGGATCACCAATAATTTCTCTTACAAAAATTTTGATGCAAGTATTATTATCCAGGGAACACTTGGCAACAGTGTGATCAATGGTGCGGGTCGTCATACAGAACTATGGGTAGGAAGATTCAATGCTGTGAAGGATATGGTAGATAACTATTTTTTACCCAGTGCGCCGGACAGGGATGTGAAATACGCCCGCGTGGGCAACAGGTCAGGATTCAGTACTGCCGGCCAGTTAAGTTCTTATGCAGTATATAGCGGCTCCTTTTTGCGGGTAAGGAATCTAACGGTAGGGTATACCCTGCCTGATGCCATTACAAAACGACTGCGGTTGCAATCAGCCAGGTTTTACCTGACAGGACAAAACCTGTTTACGATATCAGATTACCCCGGCTTTAATCCGGAACCCAGTCAGTATGGCACCTCTGTTTACCAGCCGGGCTCAGATCAGGGAGGTTATCCGATGAATAAAAGTTTCATGTTCGGTATCAACATTGGGTTTTAA
- a CDS encoding RagB/SusD family nutrient uptake outer membrane protein — protein MKTRKYKFIGIALFMLCQHIGCKDFVDLKSPTVVNRDEFFKRQSDFTAAVNGLYSNLRSYYNGFYVVGEIPSDNTEANGYTLGFADMDQQTWLSNNSSIQGSWLSAYSAIARANIILGRIDGVTMDAALKEQYKAEAKFVRALMYFNLTQFFGDVPLVLQEVKTEAEAYTYLRETSDKIYAQIETDLLDAIAGLPATYTGADIGRAAKGAAQGLLGKVYVTHKKFDKAIPVLEDVIGSGNYKLEDSYEGLFKVENRNNKEMLFSVQYLGNGNGEGSNFCITFAPFGSGTEITTGGNPAGANQGTLDLFNAFEAGDLRKSVAIAEYPLTKALYTRKFMDRPIAANEGNNNWPVLRYADVLLLYAEALNENGATDDAFGPLNEVRERADLGDLSGLDKIALRAAIQQERRVELCFEGHRWFDLLRTGNMVSVMTAYKEKYKGIAYLVEYYDVNANKALFPVPFRERNLNPNLTQNPGYN, from the coding sequence ATGAAAACGCGTAAATATAAATTTATTGGTATTGCCCTTTTCATGCTTTGCCAGCACATAGGTTGTAAGGATTTTGTAGATTTAAAATCGCCAACCGTTGTAAACAGGGATGAGTTCTTCAAACGGCAGTCGGATTTCACTGCGGCTGTAAACGGCTTATATAGCAACTTACGGTCTTACTACAACGGCTTTTACGTGGTAGGGGAAATCCCTTCTGATAATACGGAAGCAAATGGGTATACCCTGGGATTTGCTGATATGGATCAGCAAACCTGGTTGTCAAATAATTCTTCCATACAGGGTTCATGGTTAAGCGCCTATAGTGCTATTGCCCGCGCCAATATTATATTGGGAAGGATTGATGGCGTTACTATGGATGCAGCCCTGAAGGAACAATACAAAGCAGAAGCTAAATTTGTCAGGGCATTGATGTATTTTAACCTGACCCAGTTTTTCGGCGATGTACCGCTGGTATTGCAGGAAGTAAAAACAGAAGCCGAAGCGTATACTTATCTCCGGGAAACGTCTGATAAAATTTATGCGCAGATAGAAACCGATCTGTTGGACGCCATAGCTGGACTGCCGGCCACCTACACGGGTGCTGATATCGGAAGGGCGGCAAAAGGTGCGGCGCAGGGGCTTTTAGGAAAAGTATATGTTACGCATAAAAAATTCGATAAAGCTATTCCGGTACTGGAAGATGTGATCGGATCGGGTAATTATAAATTAGAGGACAGTTATGAAGGTCTGTTTAAAGTAGAGAACCGCAACAACAAAGAGATGCTTTTTTCTGTACAGTATCTTGGCAATGGAAACGGTGAAGGAAGTAATTTCTGTATCACTTTTGCACCCTTTGGCTCCGGCACGGAAATTACAACAGGTGGTAATCCGGCGGGTGCCAACCAGGGAACGCTTGATCTGTTCAATGCATTTGAAGCAGGCGATCTTCGTAAAAGTGTGGCGATTGCGGAATACCCGCTTACAAAAGCATTGTACACCCGCAAGTTTATGGATAGGCCCATTGCTGCCAATGAAGGGAATAATAACTGGCCGGTGCTGCGCTATGCAGATGTGTTGCTTTTATATGCGGAAGCATTAAATGAAAACGGCGCTACCGATGACGCTTTTGGACCACTGAATGAAGTGCGGGAACGTGCGGATCTGGGAGATTTGTCGGGCCTGGACAAGATAGCATTACGCGCCGCTATCCAGCAGGAACGTAGGGTGGAATTGTGTTTTGAAGGACATCGCTGGTTTGATCTGCTGCGTACAGGGAACATGGTATCGGTGATGACGGCATACAAAGAAAAATACAAAGGAATAGCCTACCTGGTAGAGTATTATGATGTGAATGCAAACAAGGCGCTGTTTCCTGTTCCATTCAGGGAAAGGAATTTAAACCCGAACCTGACACAGAATCCAGGATATAACTAA
- a CDS encoding nucleotidyltransferase domain-containing protein: MIQEHFIRNILTVIKADDTITGLTVGGSWLTNEMDEYSDLDLILVTKEKVSDNREMMFSYARSFGKFLSGFTGEHVGEPRLLICLYDDPLLHVDIKFLTLTEFYSRVEDPAILHDTDGQLEKILSETAARYQLPDYQWMEDRFWIWIHYATLKIGRGEWMEALDFFAFIRMTILGPLLQIKNGQLPRGVRKVETGLVKPDLEKLILTIPVYERAAIITALKNSIILYDELSKQLFGEDIKRQTETATKAIEYLRTVEEKK, from the coding sequence ATGATACAGGAACATTTTATAAGAAATATTTTAACCGTTATTAAAGCAGATGATACCATAACAGGTTTAACGGTGGGCGGCTCGTGGCTCACCAATGAAATGGATGAATATTCAGATCTCGACCTCATCCTGGTCACCAAAGAAAAAGTGTCTGATAACAGGGAAATGATGTTTTCGTACGCCCGTTCTTTCGGGAAATTTTTATCAGGATTTACCGGTGAACACGTAGGTGAACCCAGGCTTTTAATCTGTTTGTATGATGATCCGCTATTGCATGTGGATATTAAATTCCTGACACTAACTGAATTTTATTCCCGGGTAGAAGACCCCGCTATTTTGCATGATACAGATGGTCAGCTGGAAAAAATACTGTCGGAAACAGCAGCCCGTTATCAACTTCCTGATTATCAATGGATGGAAGATCGCTTCTGGATATGGATACACTATGCAACACTAAAAATCGGGAGAGGTGAATGGATGGAGGCGCTCGACTTCTTCGCTTTTATACGCATGACGATTTTAGGTCCGTTACTGCAAATCAAAAACGGGCAGCTGCCAAGAGGGGTGCGTAAAGTGGAAACAGGACTGGTAAAACCCGATCTCGAAAAATTAATATTAACCATCCCTGTATATGAAAGGGCGGCGATTATAACAGCACTGAAAAATAGTATTATACTGTATGATGAATTAAGCAAACAACTTTTTGGGGAAGATATAAAAAGACAGACTGAAACAGCGACGAAAGCAATTGAATATTTAAGAACTGTTGAAGAGAAAAAATAA